TAGGCCAAGGCCATTTGCCGTCCTTGGCCGGGTGGCAACCGCCAGATACTCCCTCAGCACTTGCGTGCTGGTGTAGGTCCGCACTCCCTGACTGGGCCAGTCCTCCAGTGCGAACAAGGCATTGCGGCGCAGGGCTCTCGCCGAATCGGTTGCTGCCAAGAACACGTTCGTGTCCAGTAGTGCCCGTCCCAGTCTTGGCTCTGTCACCGACCCGCCTCGTAGATCTCGTCGCGGCTCCAGGTGGACTCGCCCATTGAGGCACCCACGGCCAGGCGGAGGTTCCTTCTCTTCGGCGGGGCCAGAGGCTGGGCCGCCGCCTGCTCCAACACATCAAGCAGTTCAGCTTGCAGTGACCGCCCTTGGGCGCTGGCCTTTTCGGCCAGCGCTCGCTTGGTTTCCGGTTTGACGTTACGAACAAGAATGTCCATCTGATAATGATATCACTATCATTGCCTTAGGGTCCGGCAGCCTCCTGGCGCGGAGCGCATCCGGGCAAGTTTGTAGGGCTCTGGCGTGGGATCAGTGGCAGGCCAATCACCACCACCTCCCCAGCCGCAGTGCCGCGACCAAACCCAGGCAAGCGGCACCGGGCAACCGGAATCCGGCCGCCCGTTGCCTCTTCGGACTGCTACATCTTTGTTGGCTTGTTGATCTCCGCGAAGAAGTCGTTGCCCTTGTTGTCCACCACAATGAAGGCGGGGAAGTCGACCACGTCGATCTTCCAGATCGCCTCCATGCCCAGCTCGGGATACTCGAGCACCTCGACCGACTTGATGCAGTCTTGCGCCAGCTGTGCGGCCGGGCCGCCAATCGAGCCAAGATAGAAGCCGCCGTGCTTGGCGCAGGCGTCAGTGACTTGCTGGCTGCGGTTACCCTTGGCCACCATCACCATCGAGCCGCCATTGGCCTGGAACAGATCGACATAAGAGTCCATTCGCCCGGCTGTAGTGGGCCCAAATGAACCAGAGGGCATGCCTTCAGGTGTCTTGGCTGGCCCGGCGTAGTAGACGGGATAGTCCTTGAAGTATTGAGGCAACCCTTCGCCGGCGTCGAGACGTTCCTTCAGCTTGGCGTGGGCAATGTCGCGCCCTACCACCAGCGTGCCGGTCAGCGACAGGCGCGTCTTGATCGGGTATTTGTCGAGCTCAGCCAGGACTTCCGGCATTGGCCGGCGCAGGTCAATGGCCACCGCTTCGGCGCCCTGAGGGCTGCCGACCAGTTCTTCGTGGCGGACCTCAGGCATGTACTGCGCCGGGTCGGTCTCCAGCTGCTCAATGAAGACCCCGTCGCGGGTGATCTTGCCCAAGCACTGGCGGTCGGCTGAACAAGACACTGACACCGCGATTGGCACCGAGGCGCCGTGGCGCGGTAGGCGAACCACACGCACGTCGTGGCAGTAGAACCGGCCACCAAATTGTGCGCCCAGACCCATTTTCTGGGTCATTTCCAACACCTGCTGTTCCATTTCCAGGTCACGGAAGCCGCGGCCGGAGGGATCACCGGTGGTGGGCAGCGTGTCCAAGTATTTGGCGGAGGCGTATTTGGCCGTCTTGAGCGCGAACTCGGCAGAGGTGCCGCCGATGACGACCGCCAAGTGGTAGGGCGGGCAGGCGGCCGTGCCTAAGGAGCGGATCTTCTCGTCCAAGAACCGCATCATCGAAGCCGGGTTTAGCACGGCCTTGGTTTCTTGGTACAGATAAGACTTGTTGGCCGAGCCACCGCCCTTGGCCATGAACAAGAACTTGTAGACCAGCTCGTGGCCCGGTGCGGTGTCGGCGTAGAGCTCGATCTGCGCCGGCAAATTGGTCTTGGTGTTGACCTCATCCCACATGTTCAACGGGGCGTTCATGGAATAGCGCAGGTTGTACTGGGTGTATGCGTTGAATACACCTTTCGACAGTGCCTTTTCGTCTGGCCCGTCCGTCAGAACTTGCTGGCCGCGCTTGCCCATGATTACCGCGGTGCCAGTGTCTTGGCACATTGGCAGGACGCCGGCTGAAGAGATGTTGGCGTTCATCAACAACACATGCGCCACAAACTGGTCGTTGGCGCTGGCCTCAGGATCTTGGACAATCTTGCGCAGCTGCGCCAAATGGGCCGGCCGCAGGTAGTGCGCAATGTCATGCATGGCCGTGGTCGCCAAGGTCTCAAGCGCCTCGGGTGCCACACTGAGAAACTCCCGGCCGTCCGGTCCCTTGACCACCTCAACGCCGTCAGTGGTCAAAAGACGATACGGCGTCTCGTCTTGGCCAATGGGCAGCATGTCTTCGTACAGGAAATCAGTCATTTTCCAACGCTCCTTGGTTGATCCTCAGCCAATCATGCCACGGCCAGCGAGTGGGGCCGGGTGCAAATTCGAAGGGATTTACACCGGTGCTCAGGCAGGGGCCGTCGAGGAGGCCGCTGCCCCAAGAAATGACGTCAAACCGATGGACTGTTGGCATGGCTCTTCGGCGTCCGCCGGCGCCTGGGCGCGGGAAAGCTACGGTGGTGTCCCGTGGCGAAGGGGGCGACCTGGTGGCACAATGGCCGGGTGCGTGTCCATAATTTTGCGGCTGGCCCGGCCATGCTGCCCACAGAAGTCCTTGAAATCGCCCAAGCCGAGCTAGTTGACTGGCAAGGTTCCGGCATGTCCGTCATGGAGGTGTCCCACCGGGGCAAAGCCTTTGTGGCCTGCGCCGCTGCGGCCGAGCAGTCCCTGCGTAACCTGCTTGGCGTGCCTGACAACTACCGGGTTCTCTTCCTTCAAGGTGGTGCCACCGCCCAGTTCTCCCTGGTCCCAATGAACATCACCAAACCCGGTGACACAGTGGCGTTCCTCCACACCGGCCAGTGGTCGGCCAAAGCCATCAAGTTTGCCAAGGCGCAGGAACTGAACGTCGAAGTGATTGCCGATGAGGCTGAGTCGAACTATTCGACCGTGCCAGCTGCCGGCTCCTACGACTTGCCCGCCAATGCGGCCTACCTCCACTACACCCCGAATGAAACCATTGGCGGCGTCGAGTTCGACTACATCCCCGAGACCGGCGACGTGCCCTTGGTGGCTGATATGTCCTCCACCATTGTCTCCCGCCCGCTTGACGTTAGCCGCTACGGCATCATCTACGCCGGCGCCCAAAAGAACCTGGGACCATCTGGCGTCACCGTTGTGATTGTGCGCGACGACCTGACCGGCAAGGCCCGGCCAAACACCCCAGGGGTCTTCGACTACGCCGCCCAGGCCGGCGCCGATTCGATGCTCAATACTCCGCCCACTTTTGCCGTCTACCTGCTAGGCCAGGTCCTTCAGTGGATCGAGCGCATTGGTGGGCTAACGGCCATGGCCCAGCGTAACCAGGCCAAAGCGGCGGCCCTGTACGCCGCCATCGACGGCTCCGAGTTCTACGCCAACCCGGTCGCCCTGAACGCCCGCAGTTGGATGAACGTGCCGTTCACCTTGGCTGATCCGGACCTCGATGCTGACTTCCTGAAAGAGGCTGAGGCCGCCGGCCTGACAAATCTCAAGGGCCACCGGTCGGTTGGTGGCATGCGGGCCAGCATCTACAACGCCATGCCGCAGGCCGGTATTGATGCGTTGATCGCCTTTATGGCTGATTTTGCCAACCGTCGCGGCTGAGGTACAAGGAGACAGCAACATGACCTTCCAGATCAAAACCCTAAACGCCATCAGCCCCATAGGCCTGGAGCGTTTCCCAGCCGAGAGCTACGAGGTTGGCACCGACCTGGCCGCGCCGGCCGCTTTGCTGTTGCGTTCGGCCAATCTGCACGATGTGCCTATCCCCGAATCCCTGCTGGCTGTGGCCCGGGCCGGGGCCGGCACCAACAACATCCCTATTCCGGACTATTCGGCTGTGGGCATCCCGGTTTTCAACACCCCAGGCGCTAACGCCAATGCCGTCAAGGAGTTGACCTTGGCCGGCATTTTGTTGGCCGCACGCAACATTATTGACGGAGCGGCTTTTGCCCACCGCCTGAGGGGCGACGCCAAGGAAATGAACGCCGCGGTCGAAAAGGGCAAGAAGCAATTCGCTGGCTGGGAACTGCCAGGCCGGGTGCTGTCAGTAGTTGGTCTGGGCGCCATTGGCGTCGAAGTGGCCAATTCGGCCTGCGCCCTGGGCATGACCGTTTTGGGCTACGACCCGGGTGTGACGGTGGAAAGTGCCTGGAAACTGTCGCCTCTAGTTGAACGGGTCACCAGCCCGGAGCAGGCCTACCAGCGAGCCGACATTGTGACCATGCATTTGCCGCTGACACCTGAAACCACCGGACTAGTTGGCGCCGAGCAGTTGGCTCAGATGCGGCCAACCACGGTGCTAATCAACTTCTCCCGCGGGCCAATTGTCGATGAAGCGGCCTTGGTGGCCGCGCTCGAGGCTGAGCAGCTGCGGGGCTACGTCTGCGACTTCCCCTCACCGGCACTAAACACCCGGCCCAAGGTTGTGACACTGCCGCATCTGGGTGCTTCAACAGCTGAGGCGGAAGAAAACTGCGCCCGGATGGCGGTCGACCAGCTGCGGGCCTATTTGGAGAACGGTGTTATCCGCAATTCGGTCAACTTCCCGGCTATCGACCTGCCGCGACGCGAGCAGACCAGTCGCCTGGCCATGGCCAACTCCAATGTGCCCAATATGGTGGGCCAGGTTTCGGCCCTGGTGGCCGGAGCCAACCTCAACATCGCCGACCTGCTCAACCGGTCAAAGGGCGAGTTGGCCTACACCTTGGTTGACGTTGAGG
This DNA window, taken from Micrococcales bacterium, encodes the following:
- the serC gene encoding 3-phosphoserine/phosphohydroxythreonine transaminase; translated protein: MRVHNFAAGPAMLPTEVLEIAQAELVDWQGSGMSVMEVSHRGKAFVACAAAAEQSLRNLLGVPDNYRVLFLQGGATAQFSLVPMNITKPGDTVAFLHTGQWSAKAIKFAKAQELNVEVIADEAESNYSTVPAAGSYDLPANAAYLHYTPNETIGGVEFDYIPETGDVPLVADMSSTIVSRPLDVSRYGIIYAGAQKNLGPSGVTVVIVRDDLTGKARPNTPGVFDYAAQAGADSMLNTPPTFAVYLLGQVLQWIERIGGLTAMAQRNQAKAAALYAAIDGSEFYANPVALNARSWMNVPFTLADPDLDADFLKEAEAAGLTNLKGHRSVGGMRASIYNAMPQAGIDALIAFMADFANRRG
- a CDS encoding phosphoglycerate dehydrogenase, which encodes MTFQIKTLNAISPIGLERFPAESYEVGTDLAAPAALLLRSANLHDVPIPESLLAVARAGAGTNNIPIPDYSAVGIPVFNTPGANANAVKELTLAGILLAARNIIDGAAFAHRLRGDAKEMNAAVEKGKKQFAGWELPGRVLSVVGLGAIGVEVANSACALGMTVLGYDPGVTVESAWKLSPLVERVTSPEQAYQRADIVTMHLPLTPETTGLVGAEQLAQMRPTTVLINFSRGPIVDEAALVAALEAEQLRGYVCDFPSPALNTRPKVVTLPHLGASTAEAEENCARMAVDQLRAYLENGVIRNSVNFPAIDLPRREQTSRLAMANSNVPNMVGQVSALVAGANLNIADLLNRSKGELAYTLVDVEGEIPDALLEKIKAIDGMLSARVL
- a CDS encoding fumarate hydratase; its protein translation is MTDFLYEDMLPIGQDETPYRLLTTDGVEVVKGPDGREFLSVAPEALETLATTAMHDIAHYLRPAHLAQLRKIVQDPEASANDQFVAHVLLMNANISSAGVLPMCQDTGTAVIMGKRGQQVLTDGPDEKALSKGVFNAYTQYNLRYSMNAPLNMWDEVNTKTNLPAQIELYADTAPGHELVYKFLFMAKGGGSANKSYLYQETKAVLNPASMMRFLDEKIRSLGTAACPPYHLAVVIGGTSAEFALKTAKYASAKYLDTLPTTGDPSGRGFRDLEMEQQVLEMTQKMGLGAQFGGRFYCHDVRVVRLPRHGASVPIAVSVSCSADRQCLGKITRDGVFIEQLETDPAQYMPEVRHEELVGSPQGAEAVAIDLRRPMPEVLAELDKYPIKTRLSLTGTLVVGRDIAHAKLKERLDAGEGLPQYFKDYPVYYAGPAKTPEGMPSGSFGPTTAGRMDSYVDLFQANGGSMVMVAKGNRSQQVTDACAKHGGFYLGSIGGPAAQLAQDCIKSVEVLEYPELGMEAIWKIDVVDFPAFIVVDNKGNDFFAEINKPTKM